TCGGCTTGGTGGGGCTGCCCATGGTCTTCAGCGGGGCGCTCTTGATCGAATCGTCGGCGATCTTCCATTCGGTGAGCAGGCCCGAGAGATCGTAGTGCGGGATCACCACGCCGATCGAACCGGTCCAGGTGGTGGGCTCGGCGTAGATCGTGTCGGGAGCGTCGCCGACCGCCATCGAGACGTAGTATCCGCCGCTGGCGCAGATGCCCCCCATGCTGACGACCAGAGGAATTTCCCGTTCGGCCGTCATTTGTTGCAGGTGGTGGAGCAGGTAGTCGCTGGCGCTGACGGTTCCGCCGGGGGAGTTGACCCGCAGGACGACCCCCTTCACGCCTTCATCCTTGACGACCTGGTCGATTTGCTTTTTTACGAAGCCCCCTTCGGTCTCGAGGATGGTGCCCTCGATCTCGATGATGGCCACCTTTTCGCGACCGAAGCGGTTCATCGAGTGGAATCGCTCGCGAACGGTCGATTCGCTTTGCGAGAAGAGATCGCCAGGGACGGCTGCCATCAGTCCCAGGTTGAGCATGAGCGAGAAGAGCAACAGTACCAGCAGTCCGGAGATCACCAGGCAGCCCCAGACGCCCCGCCGGCGCGGCGCGGCGTCGA
Above is a genomic segment from Pirellulales bacterium containing:
- the sppA gene encoding signal peptide peptidase SppA codes for the protein MEGSTPAPGASQPGQFTRPVVVDAAPRRRGVWGCLVISGLLVLLLFSLMLNLGLMAAVPGDLFSQSESTVRERFHSMNRFGREKVAIIEIEGTILETEGGFVKKQIDQVVKDEGVKGVVLRVNSPGGTVSASDYLLHHLQQMTAEREIPLVVSMGGICASGGYYVSMAVGDAPDTIYAEPTTWTGSIGVVIPHYDLSGLLTEWKIADDSIKSAPLKTMGSPTKPMTEEERAVLQGLVDDSFKRFKEIVVGGRPVFKDNSDGLDKVTTGQIFTADQAVNDKIVDRIGFLEDAIDRVIELASLDRDQVRVVKYAKPPTLADALFGSSSQSQNLSLAALLDLSAPQAYYIYTTLPAALTSRQH